In a genomic window of Salvelinus fontinalis isolate EN_2023a chromosome 7, ASM2944872v1, whole genome shotgun sequence:
- the zswim2 gene encoding E3 ubiquitin-protein ligase ZSWIM2 yields MFRKSVWKNTVSDAVSWHQDEAMNTTMFILKEYGPTGFLLKEEGEPKNFKVFLGDPHTCTCSTFHKERDLCKHICWVLLRKFRLPREHEYCFQQVLVERQILELLQGLHRSRTPRPVHPPCSEADPNPRPDPAEGVRQKEIEAEDVCPICQEELLGKRLPVSYCRFGCGNNIHISCMKVWADHQARPEGVGEAMVKCPLCREDFGLVKLLLEQVRNVAKLHTAAERERPDRHLGVLCNNCRVCPITGKCFKCTVCRYYHLCEDCIRRCCHPQHPFAIRTKRTEKWLSLGQRVFNTLGEPREMTTQSVGDSMIPVESDPLPEHLVRSLLSVRVRRGCPLLDPGQQCRICLKSFQQGQQARHLPCHHRFHTDCVDPLLRRSNSCPLDGYVIYNPLTWSRGGGKGRPKLASSLDHPKLTEQHRLELFVPGVALLDRAARVVPCLSMFSSEGSADAIVPLP; encoded by the exons ATGTTCAGGAAAAGTGTCTGGAAGAATACCGTGAGTGATGCCGTTAGCTGGCACCAGGACGAGGCCATGAACACGACCATGTTCATCCTGAAAGAGTATGGTCCGACCGGATTCCTACTCAAAGAGGAGGGGGAACCCAAAAACTTCAAA GTGTTCTTGGGAGACCCTCATACATGTACCTGTTCAACATTCCACAAAGAGAGAGACCTCTGCAAACACATCTGCTG GGTTTTATTGCGGAAATTCCGACTGCCTAGAGAACATGAAT ATTGCTTCCAGCAGGTCCTGGTTGAAAGGCAGATCCTGGAGCTGCTACAGGGTTTACACAGGAGCAGAACCCCCCGGCCTGTACACCCACCCTGCTCTGAGGCTGACCCTaaccccagaccagacccagccgAGGGGGTCAGACAGAAGGAGATCGAAGCCGAGGATGTGTGTCCCATCTGTCAAGAGGAGTTGCTGGGGAAACGGCTGCCTGTGTCTTACTGCAG GTTCGGTTGTGGCAACAACATCCATATCTCCTGTATGAAGGTGTGGGCAGACCACCAGGCACGTCCGGAGGGGGTGGGGGAAGCCATGGTGAAGTGCCCGCTGTGCCGGGAGGACTTTGGGCTGGTCAAGCTGCTCCTGGAGCAGGTGAGGAATGTCGCTAAGCTCCACACAGCTGCTGAGCGAGAGAGGCCCGACAGACACCTCGGGGTGCTCTGCAACAACTGCAGGGTCTGCCCCATCACTGGCAAGTGCTTCAA GTGCACAGTCTGCCGGTACTATCACCTTTGCGAGGACTGTATAAGAAGGTGCTGTCACCCTCAGCATCCGTTTGCCATACGTACG AAAAGGACTGAGAAGTGGCTGTCCTTGGGTCAGCGTGTGTTCAACACACTGGGTGAACCACGTGAGATGACCACTCAGTCAGTGGGTGACAG CATGATTCCTGTTGAGAGTGACCCACTGCCAGAGCACCTGGTCAGGAGCCTCCTTTCGGTCAGGGTGAGGAGAGGCTGCCCCCTGCTGGACCCTGGGCAGCAGTGTAGGATCTGCCTGAAGAGCTTCCAGCAAGGGCAGCAGGCCAGACACCTGCCCTgccatcacagg TTCCACACAGACTGTGTCGACCCGTTGCTTCGGAGGTCCAACTCCTGCCCTCTGGATGGATACGTCATCTACAACCCCCTAACATGGAGCAGGGGTGGGGGGAAGGGTAGACCCAAGCTGGCCTCCTCCCTTGACCATCCAAAGCTCACAGAGCAGCACAGACTGGAGCTGTTTGTCCCAGGAGTAGCTCTGCTGGACAGGGCAGCCAGGGTGGTTCCCTGCCTGAGTATGTTCAGCTCCGAGGGCTCAGCCGATGCCATAGTACCTCTCCCTTAA